The Chryseobacterium shigense genome segment TTTTAATGATGAATTCCTCCATCGGAACCCTTACTTTTTTCATTGAGGACAGCCAGTCTTTTTCCTCATCCCTGTAACCGAGATAAAGCAGGGTGACACTTTTTAATCCCAGTTCTTTTAATCCCAGGATTTCATCCACCACTGCATTGCTGAATCCTTCCGCGGGTGTACTGTCGATTTTCAGTTCTGCGGCCTGGGCAAGGGCAAATCCCAAAGCAATATACGTCTGTCGTGCCGTATGGGCAAAGTGCTCTTCTGAAGTCTGCGCATTATACATCTCCTTGATCTTATCCGTATAGCTTCCGAAACGCCCTCTCGGCAAATCCCTCACATCGGTATGATAATCGTATACCTTATCAATTTTTTCATTGGAATAGCTGTCCCATGCAGCAAATACCAGCAAATGGGAAGAATCTCTCATTACCTCAGGATTTAAAGCCCCGGCAGTCATTTTTTCTTTTAATTCCTGATTTTCCACTACAATAATACGGAAAGGCTGAAGCCCCGATG includes the following:
- a CDS encoding NAD(P)H-dependent oxidoreductase, which produces MSLIKDLQWRHAVKAYDPSKKVKQEDLDTILEAIRLAPTSSGLQPFRIIVVENQELKEKMTAGALNPEVMRDSSHLLVFAAWDSYSNEKIDKVYDYHTDVRDLPRGRFGSYTDKIKEMYNAQTSEEHFAHTARQTYIALGFALAQAAELKIDSTPAEGFSNAVVDEILGLKELGLKSVTLLYLGYRDEEKDWLSSMKKVRVPMEEFIIKK